AGCAACCTCATTTCAACTTCCCGGTCAATCGGATAATAAAACATGGGCTTTCCCCCCTCCTTTCATGATTACCGAAGCCCCCAAGGGGACCTTGACAAAGTATTCCTGCAAAACTTTTTTTAGTTCCCTTGATTATATCATGAAAATTCTTTTAAAGAAAAACGAAAGTTTATTGTACTTAGGTCTGGAGTTTGATATAATTAATTGAATATTCAAATATTTTACTTTAAAGGAGGTTGTTTATGGCAAATCAACAAGGTTTTTTCAAACGTTACTTATCTATACCTTTTATTCAGAGAATGGGAATCGCCTTCGTATTAGGTATCATTGTAGGTCTTATTGTGGGGGAACCCATTACCGTGATCGAGCCCCTGGGAACCTTATTCCTAAGACTGCTTCAAATGGTGGTTATCCCCATCGTCATCTTTACCCTGATTACCGCTATGAAAAAGCTTACCCCCAATCAACTGGGTCGTGTAGGTGGACAAACTTTAGTGCTGTATATCTTAACCACGGCGATAGCCATCGTTATCGGACTGACTATGGCCAACCTTTTCAGCCCGGGAACCGGTCTTACCTTACCGGGAGACTTTACCATGGATCCCTCGGAAGCACCGGGAATGATTGATGTATTCTTAAACCTTGTGCCCAGTAATGTATTCCGAGCCATGGCGGATGCGGAAATTCTTCAGGTACTGGTCTTTGCTATTATCTTTGGCATCGGTATGGCCTTCCTTCGAGAGACCGCCACTCCGGAAATACAAAAAGGCGTGGATACCATTTTCAGCATCACAGAAACCGGTTCCGAAGTTATGTTTAAAATCGTTCGGGGGGTTATGGAGTATGGTGTTATCGGAGTTTTCGCCCTCCTTGCTACAACTTTTGGAAATGCGGGCCCGGAAGCTTTAGTGGATTTCGGCATATTAATCGCCGCCTTTGTCATCGGTGTGGCCCTTCATATTTTCTTAGTATACGGCTTGATACTGAACACCCTGATTTTGAAAAAATCCCCCCTGCGATTTCTCAGCGGTGCCAAGGAAGCATTACTCATGGCCTTTGCAACCCGTTCCAGTGCAGGCGTGCTACCGATTACCATGAAAACTGCGGAGGATAATTTAAAGATTGACGAGAGTATTTATTCCTTCACCTTACCCCTAGGGGCTACCATTAACATGGACGGTACCGCCATGTACCAAGGGGTTGCCGCGATTTTCGCCGCCAACCTGATCGGCGAGAGTCTAAGCCTTGCTCAACAACTGACCATTGTAACCACCACGGTACTGGCCAGTATCGGAACTGCCGGTGTGCCGGGAGCGGGTCTGATCATGCTCTCTATGGTTCTTACACAGCTCGGACTGCCTCTGGGTGTTGTGGCCTTTGTCGCCGGAGTGGATCCGATTCTGGATGCTTTTAGAACCATGAACAACATTGCCGGAGACTTATCCGTAACCAGTGTGGTTGCCAAGTGGAATAACAAAATTGATTTAAATGCCGGCGCCTGGGTTGGCGAAGCGGAAAAGATCCCGGTGGATACGAAAAAGAAAGAATAGCTTCATACCCTTTGCTTCCCACAAGCATCCCTTACTTTCCGGGGATGCTTTTTTTTCTTCCGGGTTTTATATTTCTTTTTAAAAAAATGAACTTCTTTCCACTTTTTTTCGTTTTATTAATAAAGAAATCGGAGGTTGATTCAGTGATGCAGGAATTTTTCGGAAATCTGGAAACCATGGAAATTGTTTTAATGATTGTCCCCTTAGTGCTATTGGAGCTGGGTTTGAAGATTTTATGCTTTTCCATCATCGGCAATCGGGGGGTACGTAACCTCTCCGAACTATGGTGGGTTGCCATCGTGCTTTTGATAAACACCCTGGGGCCTATCGCCTTTTTACTATTCGGACGAAAGGAGCACTAACATGATACAGGTGAAAAACTTACAAAAACAATTCGGAAAACATGAGGTTCTGAAGGGCATCGATTTTTCCATTCAGCCCGGAGAAATCTACGGATTCCTGGGCCAGAACGGTGCGGGGAAAACCACCACCATGAACATTCTTACAGGTCTTACCTCCTATAGAGAGGGAGAAATCATCATTGACGGACTCCCCCTACAGAGCAACATCGAAAAACTGCAAAAAATCATCGGCTATCTTCCCGAGGACCCTCAGTTCTACCCTTATATGAAGGGGATCGAGTACCTGGAATACATCGGAAAGATCAGCGGCTATCCTAGGGAAGACATTGACCAGAGAAACCGGGAACTCTTACAACTGGTGGACTTAACGGAAGCCGCCTCAAGAAAAATCGGCGGTTATTCCCGGGGGATGCGGCAACGGCTGGGGCTTGCGGTATCGGTTTACAACCGTCCGAAGATTTTATTTCTTGACGAACCATCCTCGGCCCTGGATCCCCAGGGTAGACGGGAGCTTTTGGACATCATCCTGGGCCTCAAGGATGAAAAGACCACGATTTTTCTGTCCACCCACATTCTAAGCGATGTGGAAAAAATCTGTGACCGCATTGCCATTCTCCACGAAGGCACCATCCATTTGGAAGAACGTCTGGAAGTCCTCCAGGAAAGATACCTGCAGCCGGTCTATGAGATTCAATGGGAGGGCAATTGCAGCGCCCTTAAGGAGCCCCTCCTGCAGCAGTCCTGGGTGGATAAAATCAATATCAATAACAATCATATGACCCTTTATGTTCATGATCGAAAAAAAGCTCAGGGAAAGCTGTTGGAAGTCCTCAGTGAATTTTCCCTGCCGATGATTTCCCTGTCCCTGAAACGCTCCAGTCTGGAAGATATTTTTGTGAAGGTGGTGAATGGAAAATGAAAAACTTTTCCGCTTATTTTAAAAAAGAGATGCTTGAAAATCTAAGAACCTATCGATTATTAATCCTTTTCATCGCCTACATCCTCTTCGGGCTGATGGAGCCGATACTGTACCGCATGCTTCCCATGATTCTTGAAAGTGAAGGCTTTGATCCTGCCATGATGGGGATGATGGATACCTCCCAGCAGGGACTTCTCCGGAGCTATATGGCCAATCTTTCCCAGATCGGACTGATTGTGGTAACCCTGACGATTATGGGAACCCTTTCCCAGGAGCTACAACGAAAATACTGGATTCTTCCCCGAAGCAAAGGGGGAAGTGCCACAACCCTGGTTTTATCAAAATTTCTCCTCTACGGAACCGGCCTTGGGATTGCCACCCTGGTGGGTTTTATGGTTAATAATTTTTACGGCCGGATGCTCTTTGAATACACCGGCCTCGATCTCCCGGGAGTGCTGCAAGGGGCCTTGCTTTTTGCTCTGTACTTTATTTTTCTGTTATCCCTATTGTTTTTTTTCATCAGTCTCATCCAAAAAGGCATCCCCTCTGTACTGTTGACCCTGTTTGTTTCCTTTTTGGTTTTTCCTCTGTTGAATAATTTCAGTGCCTTGCAAAATTTCCTTCCCTACGGTTTAATAGAGGAGAGCGCGAAATTTTTCTTTGACTGGTCTTCCCTGGCTCCGGTGTTGGTAAGTACGCTTGTCTTAACCGCCCTCTGCCTGTTGGGAACCATTCGACGGATCAAGACCATGGAAATTCTGTAAACCGAAATTGTAAGGAGGTCATTATGCCAACCAAACGATCCTATGCCACGTTGCCTACAAAAATTGAAAAGCTTGATCGATTAAGCAAGTCCTTAGAGGGTCCCGAAATCTATATCAAAAGAGATGATCAAACGGGACTGGAGTTTTCCGGAAATAAAATTCGAAAGCTGGAATACTTAATGGAAGAAGCCTTACAGGAAGGGGCCGATGCCCTGATTACCTGCGGCGCCATCCAGTCCAACCACTGTCGGGCCACCGCCGCTCTTGGGGCTAAACTGGGGATTCCCGTATATTTGGTGCTCAAAGAAAACCGGGAACCGGAAATGATCGGCAATTATTTGCTGGATCATCTATTCGGAGCGGATATTCAGCGGATCAGCGAAGCCGACTATCAGCATCGCCGGGGGGAAATCCTGGAGGAGCTGGCCACCCAATTAAAACAGGAAGGCAAAACCCCCTACATCATTCCCGAAGGAGCCTCTAACGGTCTCGGTTGCTTCGGCTACCGGGATGTGATTGAGGAAATTCAACAGCAGGAAAAGGCCCTGGGCTTTTCCTTTGACACCGTGGTTGTGCCTACGGGCTCCGGTTCCACCTTGGGAGGGCTGATTTTAGGAAAGGCGATGTATGACTACCCGGGGGAAATCATCGGCTTTAATATCGCCGCCGACGCCAAAACCTTTCAACATCGGATATCTCTTATACTTCAAGAAGCGATCCCTTACATTGATACCCATATCCCGGATACCCATATCCCGGATACCCATATCCCGGAGGCTGACCACCCTTTGTTCGCACCGGAGAACATTCAAATCATTGACGGCTATGTGGGCGAGGGTTACGGAAAGAGTCGAAAGGTAGAGTGGCATTTCCTGCAACATATTGCCCGGTCCGAGGGAATT
The window above is part of the Isachenkonia alkalipeptolytica genome. Proteins encoded here:
- a CDS encoding dicarboxylate/amino acid:cation symporter; its protein translation is MANQQGFFKRYLSIPFIQRMGIAFVLGIIVGLIVGEPITVIEPLGTLFLRLLQMVVIPIVIFTLITAMKKLTPNQLGRVGGQTLVLYILTTAIAIVIGLTMANLFSPGTGLTLPGDFTMDPSEAPGMIDVFLNLVPSNVFRAMADAEILQVLVFAIIFGIGMAFLRETATPEIQKGVDTIFSITETGSEVMFKIVRGVMEYGVIGVFALLATTFGNAGPEALVDFGILIAAFVIGVALHIFLVYGLILNTLILKKSPLRFLSGAKEALLMAFATRSSAGVLPITMKTAEDNLKIDESIYSFTLPLGATINMDGTAMYQGVAAIFAANLIGESLSLAQQLTIVTTTVLASIGTAGVPGAGLIMLSMVLTQLGLPLGVVAFVAGVDPILDAFRTMNNIAGDLSVTSVVAKWNNKIDLNAGAWVGEAEKIPVDTKKKE
- a CDS encoding PLDc N-terminal domain-containing protein — protein: MQEFFGNLETMEIVLMIVPLVLLELGLKILCFSIIGNRGVRNLSELWWVAIVLLINTLGPIAFLLFGRKEH
- a CDS encoding ABC transporter ATP-binding protein; the protein is MIQVKNLQKQFGKHEVLKGIDFSIQPGEIYGFLGQNGAGKTTTMNILTGLTSYREGEIIIDGLPLQSNIEKLQKIIGYLPEDPQFYPYMKGIEYLEYIGKISGYPREDIDQRNRELLQLVDLTEAASRKIGGYSRGMRQRLGLAVSVYNRPKILFLDEPSSALDPQGRRELLDIILGLKDEKTTIFLSTHILSDVEKICDRIAILHEGTIHLEERLEVLQERYLQPVYEIQWEGNCSALKEPLLQQSWVDKININNNHMTLYVHDRKKAQGKLLEVLSEFSLPMISLSLKRSSLEDIFVKVVNGK
- a CDS encoding D-cysteine desulfhydrase family protein; protein product: MPTKRSYATLPTKIEKLDRLSKSLEGPEIYIKRDDQTGLEFSGNKIRKLEYLMEEALQEGADALITCGAIQSNHCRATAALGAKLGIPVYLVLKENREPEMIGNYLLDHLFGADIQRISEADYQHRRGEILEELATQLKQEGKTPYIIPEGASNGLGCFGYRDVIEEIQQQEKALGFSFDTVVVPTGSGSTLGGLILGKAMYDYPGEIIGFNIAADAKTFQHRISLILQEAIPYIDTHIPDTHIPDTHIPEADHPLFAPENIQIIDGYVGEGYGKSRKVEWHFLQHIARSEGILLDPVYTGKALYGLTEEIKKGTFDNTQRILFIHTGGVFGLIPPSTPLR